The sequence below is a genomic window from Planctomycetaceae bacterium.
CTGCCCATGTTCCAGATGGCCTCGGGACCCGGTGGAAAGTGAGCCGCTGATATGATCGGTGCCCGCAGATATGAACGCGTCCCCCTGAGCATGGCCGTCGAGGTCAAAGACCTCGCCACCGCGCGCCTCTGCCGCGGGCGGTCGATCGACATCAGCCGCGGCGGCATGGGGCTGTTCGTGCCGTTCTTCATCGCCGCGGGAAGCCGCGTGCGCATCAGCGTCACCCTGGCGCGTCAGGGACGGCCGGTGGCGACCTGGGTCAACGCCGTCGTGCGCCGCGCCACGGCAGAAGACGGCGGCGCCGTTCTCGGCGTCGAGTTCGACACGGTGCTGGCCATGGCCACCCAGCCCGATCTGTGCGAGATGGTTGACGGACGATGATTCGTAGCCCCCTGACGAGGGGGAAAAGCCGCGGCTCTTCCCCGCGAAAGACCGCGAAGATTCCGCAAAAGTTACTTAAGTGAGCGGCCGCAGCGGCCGAAAGTCTCTATACAAGCTGCATAACGACTAAGCGTCGGATTGACTACAGGAGGTCAACATGCGCAAGAACAGTGGTTTTACGCTGGTGGAATTGGCCGTGGTCGTGGTGATCATCGGCGTGCTGGCGGCATTTGCCGTTCCGCGGTTCATGGCATCGGTTGAGCGGTCCAAGGCCGCTGAGGCGTTCAATTATCTCGCCTCCGTCCAGGCGTCTCAGGAGCGGTATCACGCACGCCAGGGCACCTATGCCGAAGACCTCGACGACCTGGACATCAAGCTCAGCACGCCCAAGTACTACACCGTCGGCAAGATCGGCGCGGGCAAGACCAGCAGCCTGGAAGATTCCTGGAAGCTGACGCTGACGCGCAGCGGCGCCTCGGCCGGCTACGGCGAGTA
It includes:
- a CDS encoding prepilin-type N-terminal cleavage/methylation domain-containing protein codes for the protein MRKNSGFTLVELAVVVVIIGVLAAFAVPRFMASVERSKAAEAFNYLASVQASQERYHARQGTYAEDLDDLDIKLSTPKYYTVGKIGAGKTSSLEDSWKLTLTRSGASAGYGEYTVTFCEEGFDTTNSTITDLPAINPMQT
- a CDS encoding PilZ domain-containing protein, coding for MIGARRYERVPLSMAVEVKDLATARLCRGRSIDISRGGMGLFVPFFIAAGSRVRISVTLARQGRPVATWVNAVVRRATAEDGGAVLGVEFDTVLAMATQPDLCEMVDGR